The uncultured Treponema sp. genomic sequence GAAAGAGGCGAGCGGAGTGCTTTGCTGCAAAGATTGATTCCTCTTTTTGCAAGGGACTCAAGAAGTTTTAAGTTTTCACCGAACTGATTTTTTTGCTGTTCAAAAGAAATTTCTTTTGGCTTTGATAATTTTTTCTTATTTTCTTGAGCCTTTTCAAAAAATATTTTTCGTTTATCTTTTATAACAGGTTTTAAAAGAAATTCTTCCAAACTGAATTTTTCTATTCCATTTATTGCAAGGCTTTCTGGCGTAAGTGAAAAAGTTTTTATTCCTTGAGTGGCTGCATTTGTGCAATTCTTTTCAAACCACCATGAAAAAAGCTGCATTTTTTTATCTGTTAGAATTTCATTTCCGTTGTAGTCTTTTGCATAAAATGGAGCGGCAGAAAACAAAGTCTCAATATTTTTTGTTTCGGAAGTTTTTATACGGAAACTTTCACAATGAATTTTTTCTTCAAACTTTGAGCCTCTGATGTGAGTTTCTTTATTTGGAAATCCTAAATCCATTCCGGCTAAATAAATTTCAGAAGTTCCGCACATTCTTGCAAAGTCCCAGGCTGTTGTTGTTACGCTTCCGCCGGCTGCAAGCAAACCTTTTTTATTAGTATTATTTTCAAAAAATTTTCCAATTGGAAACATTGAAGAAAAAAGAACAATTTCTTTGCACTGAAATCTAAACACAGAAGGATAAACTGCGATTTCTGTAACAAGAATGGATTCAGGCGATTTTAAAAATTCAAGATGGAGTGAACAGTAATATTGAGGATCGGCGAGGATTATAAAATCCGGCTCAATGTTAAATTCCAGGCACGAATGAAGAGCAGTGTCTACGCAGACAATTATTGCTCTGTCTTTTATTTCCTTCAAGTGCGGAAGAATTTTTTCTAAAGTCGGACCTGCTGCTATAATTACAAAAGGAATTCCACTTGCTTTATTTAAGAATTTATTTACTCCGTCAAGCTTTTCAATGTAATCTAAATTTTTGCAACTGTTGCTCAGCCAAAGCCTTGAAAATTTTTCGAGAGTGTTTGTGTTGACTTCTTCCTTTTGTTTGTGCTGAAAAATTATATTTTCAACTGAATCAAAATATTCTTGGTTGTGCGCAGTGTGAGATTTGGTTTTAAAAATATGAGTTTTAGAATATGAGCAGTTTGAAATTAATGCGGCGGTTTGCTCGATGGAAGCTCCAATTATAAATATCAACTTTTTGTGCTCAAAAACTGGCGACCAATCTATTGCGTTTAATGCTGAAAAAAAAGCTGTAGTATCTTCTTCAATTATAATCAAAGTTGGCTCTGGAAATTTTTTTGCAAATTCTACAGGTCCGTAGCCTAAGCCGAATCCAAGAAAAATTGCAGTGTCTTTTTTTTCTGAGTCAAAACTGTTTACAAGGCTGTCAGCTTCTTTTTCAGGATTGTACTTTGAATGAAGCAAAAGATTTTTTCTTTTCGCAGTAAGGCTTCCGTTTTTTGCAGTTTCAAATTCAATTTCATTTGAAAACTTAACTTCCAGTGAATTTGAGAGTTCTGGAAAACGCTCTTTAAACAAAGAATAATTTTTATTCCAAATCGAGTTCAATAGTCATATTCTCCGTAATTGGTGTTCCGGGCTCTGGAGTTTGAGCGGCAACCCAGCCTTCGCCTTTTATTACAAAGTTCAAGTCATCTCTTGCTAAAAGCGGAAGCAAATCTCTTTTTGGTCGTCCTGTAAAATCCGGCACAACTTTTCCAATTGAAAGAGGCAAATTTTCTTTTATTGTGATTCTGCCTGAATGCTCAAGGCTTGCGGCTCCTTCACGGTTGATTCCAAGGTGATCGATTATTTCATCGGCGGCTTTTGCAATTACCGGTGCTACAATTCTTCCGGCGTAAGTTTCGCCTTTTGCTTTTTCAATAACGATGTACAAAACAATCTGCGGATTTTCAATTGGAAAAATCGCCATGCAGTTTGAAAGAAAATCTGTGTTGCTATATCCGCCGTTTACGGTATCTGCCATTTGTGCAGTTCCGGTTTTTACACCGATTGAAATGTCTCTTAACGAAGCTCTTGTTCCTGTTCCGCTTTTTGCGGTTGTTTCCATGCAGCTTAAAAGATAGTCCGCAGTCGAACTTTTTAAAACACGGTTTCCGTAAGTCGGTTCATGTTCATATTCAGTTTTTCCGTCGATGTCCGCTATTTTTTTTATAAACGTCAGTTTTATTTGAACGCCTTTGTTTGCAAGAACAGTTGCAGCTTGAACCATTTGCAGCGCGCTCACACTTATTTCCTGGCCAATTGACATCGTGGGTTTGCTTCGTGCAGACCAGTATCTGTCATTTTGATTTTTTACAGAACCTCTTGTTTCGGACGGAAGTTCAACGCCAGTTCTTTCTCCAAATCCAAACCGCCTGATGTAAGACAAAAATTCTTCCGTTGTTATTTTTTCGCTCATCTGTGCCAGCGCATCGTTGCATGAATATTTCAGTGCGCTTCTTGCGTTAAGCCAGCCATGATGGTCGAGACAAGTTATCTTGATTGTTTCTCCTGCGGAAGTCCGCCTTTGATAAATTCCGTCGCACAAAAAACTGTCATCGGCAGTAATTGATTTTGAATCAAGAAATGATGCAACTGAAAAAATTTTAAATACGCTTCCCGGCTCGTAAGCTGTAACAGATGCCCTGTCTGTCATTTCCTGCGTTGAAGCGGAAGTGTATTCATTTAAATTTGCAGATGGCAAACTTATGTATGAAAGTATTTCTCCGTTTTTTGCATCAGCGGCAATCAGCATCAAACTTTCAGCCTGAGTTTCTTCCATTGATTGCTTTGCAATTTTTTCAAGCTTATACTGAAGTCCAGAGTCAATTGTTAAGTAAACATTGCTTCCGTGGATTGTTCCAGTTGCGTCAGGATTCGGCTCTGGGGAAAGAATGTTTTGCTTGGAATATTCAATTCCGCTCAGTCCTGTTCCGTCATCGCCCATGTAGCCAATTAGCTGGCTTGCTAAAGAATTTTCAGGATAAAGACGACCGGGAATTTTATCAAAGCGGGTGAAATTATAGTAATTATTTTCATCAATTATTTTTATAAGCTCGTCGTATTGTTCTTGGGAAATTTTTTTCTTGATGTAAATGAAATTTGCATTTTTAGCATTTTGAATTTTTTGCGTTATTTCCTGTATTCCCATGTTTAATGGTTCGCAAACTTTTTCGGCAAATTCATCTGGAGCTTTTATGAGTTTTGGAGTTACAACGAAATGATAAAAATTTGTCTGGACTGCAAGCGGCTTTCCGTTTCTGTCTGTAATTGAACCGCGCTCAATTGTTACTGGAGCTGTAATTGTTTTTTTCTGCGGATAAAAAGCCAGCTTTACAAATTTCACATAAACATAAACCAGCCCGACTGCGCATATAAAAAAAATAAATCCAATCCGGAATTTATTAAAAAAAACACTCATTTAAAAATCACCTTGCCCAAAATATTTTTCTGAGCCACAAAGCCGTAAGTTCTTGAGTCAATTGAGTTTTCAAAATTATCTCCTATTGCAAGAATCATTCCTCGTGGAACACAAGGGCTGTTTTTTATCAGATTATACTGAAGTTCTGTAAGCGAGTAATTTTTTTCTCCTACGTGCAAAGTATATCCTGAATCTGATGAATATTCTAGGGATTCGCCTTCTGTGGCAACACACCTTTTTACAACGAGATTGTTTTTATAAAAATAAATTACAATGTCGCCAGTTTTTGCATTGTTCCATCTGAGTAAAGTTGAATTGTCGAATGGATTTACGATTCCGTATGAAAGTTTGCAGACTAAAATTTTTTCGTTGTCGTGAATTGCAGGTTCCATTGAAATTCCTTGCACTGAAAGAATGTCAAATGCAAAAATTTTTATTACAGAGCCTATAAAAATTCCTGCGAATATATATTTCCAAAAATTTGATTCTGACGATTTATTTTTCATTACTATATTCATCGTCAATAATTGCTAATATCAAAAACTTTTTTTGTCGATATTGAAAATATGGAAATAATAAATTGCTTGGAATCTTCTGGTTTTAGAAAAAATACTACACACTTGATTCGACACAATGTTTTGCGCGGCTCTCGTGCTTCTGCAAAAACTGTTTATAGAACACGAAATGTTTTTAGCGCAAATTCAGTTAGAGCTGATTTTAATATTTTTTCATTTATTCAGAATCTTCGCGGGCAAATTGGAGTTGCAGGAAAGCGGATAAAAATTGCTTCACGATTTGCTTGGCTTGTTCCAGTTGTGCTTTTGTGCATGGCTTCACCTTTTTTTGTTTCCAAGTTTATTTCCTTTTCTGAAAGCTTTGCAAAAAATATAAATTTAAATCCTGTTTCAATGGATGAGTTTCAGGTTCTTGACAATGCGATGAGCGAATTTGCTTTTGACCGAACTTCATATTTTGACAGCGAGGGAAATATTTTTTCAGAAGACGGAACTAAAGTTGAAGCAAATTCTGTCCTTTTAAAGCAGCCTGTTGTTTTTCAGAATTACACAGTAAAGCCGGGCGACACGATAAGCGGAATTAGTTCAAAGTTTGGACTTTCAAATATTTCAACATTGATTGCTGTAAACAATATTGGAAACGTCCGCTCAATTTATGCAGGGCAAAAACTTTCAGTTCCTTCTGTGGACGGTCTTGTTCATTCGGTTTTAAAAAATGAAACGCTTGATTCTATTTCAAAAAAATATTCTGTTGGTGTTTCTGATTTGCTTGACATAAATGATTTGTCATCTGAAAAATTGCAGGAAGGACAGAAAATTTTTATTCCGGGCGCAAGGCTCGACAGCAATTCTTTGCGGAAGGCAATGGGCGAGCTTTTTGCAAATCCGCTGAAAATAAAATACAGGCTCACTTCAAGATTTGGTTCGCGCGCTGATCCGTTTACTGGCGTTGCTTCGCATCACACTGGAATCGACATGGCTTGTCCTACAGGAACTCCAATTTATGCTTCCATGAGCGGAAAAATTGCATATACAGGATTTTCTTCTGTCTTTGGAAATTATGTGATTATAAATCATTATGACGGTTACCAGACTTTGTATGCGCACATGAGCAAAATCATTGCGAAAAAAGGCGACGTGGTTGGTCAGGGCGCAAAGATTGGACTTGTTGGAAACACTGGATATTCTACTGGTCCGCATCTTCATTTTACAGTTTATAAAAATTCAAAGCTTGTAGATCCGCTTACAGTTTTAAAATAAATTTTAGAGGAAATTTATATGAACAGAAATTTCAAGTTTCGTAGTTTTACTTTTATAGTTTTCTTTGCATTCATTTTTCCAGTTTTTTCTCAGATTGAATTTGGCAGTCTGGATTTAAACAAAGACGATTTTCTTATATTTTCCGCTGAACAAAATATTCCGGGGACACTTTCTTACAAGTCGCTTTTTTTCACTCAGCTTGATGAACAGAAATTAAAAAAAGAACCTGTGATTTTGACTTGCTTCCCGGAAAAAATGGAGCTGCTCAACGAAAATAAAATTCTTCAGATTAGAAACAGATACGGAACTGCAAAATATTCTGTTGAAGATAAAAATTTAAAATGGACTTCTCTTGCTTTTGGAATTCCAGAAAACTACAGCCGTGCGAATTTAATTTCTGCAAGTCCAGATGGAAATTATTTTTGCTATGTAAAGAAAACAAAAAATACAACTGGAAAACTTTTTGTTGTTGACTGCAAAACTCAGGAAGAAAAAGTTCTCCTTGAAAAAACTCCGTTCAGCTATAAAAACATAAATGCAAAATGGTCGCCAGACAGCAAGTTTCTTCTTTATGAAAAAGACGGCTGTGTATATTTTATAACTCCAAGCGAACTTTTCAAAAAAATAAATTTGCCTGAAAGCTATAGAAAAATTGGAAACGGCACAATCGACAATGTTCAGTGGACGCAAAATGGAAATATAATTTACATTTCAAATGACCTTGTTTTTTTAATTGAAGAAAATGAACTTTACACAAGAGGTCTTTACGCGGCTCTTATTGGAAGCGGAAAAATTATCGGGCGAATTCCAAATGCGTTTAATCCGCTGAAAGATAAATTCTGGACAAATGAAGACGGAACAAAGTTTGCGGTAGTTTCAAGCAAAAATACTCTTTACATTTATTCTGCCACGGAAAATGAGGAACTTAGTTATTTAAAGCCGGAAGGTGTTTTTCCTTTTTCAGAAATAGACGGAAGCAGTTATGATTTTAAAATTTTCTGGAGCGGAACTTCTTCTCCAGTTTTGTGGTGCGATTCTTTTTCTTTTGAAAATCCAAAGAGAGTCAGCTATGCTTATTCTGTAAAAGAAAAAATGGAGCTTTTGTTTAAAGCTGAAAATTCCATTTCTCCAGTTGTTTCACCGGATAGAAAAAAAATTGCTTATACAGATGCCGGAAAGTTTTTTGTGTATGATATTTCCGCGCAAAAAAATATTTTGTCAAAGCCAGCGGAAAAAATTGTTTCAGCTGCTTGGAATGGAAATTTTTCAATTTATATTGGCGGAGAAGAAACTGTAAAACTTGTAAATTTCCGTGGAGACGAAAAACTTCTTTTCTTGTCTTCTGCTTGCCAGCCATGCTGGAGCAACGGAAAAATTTTGTGCAAGTCTGAAATTTCAAAAGAAGTATTTGTTTATGAAGCGGACAAAAATACTTGGAGAACAACTTTGCCGTCTTCCACAGAAAATTTTTCATGGCTAGAAAAAAACGGAAGGTACAGAGTCTTTCTTGGTTCTTCAGTGAATTCAAAATTTTCAAATTCAATTTATGTAAGATCTCTTTCTGGAAAAACAAAAACATATTCTGTTTACAAAGAAACTGAAAAATATTCAGAGCCTCTAAAAAAAGCTTCTCTTGTTTTTGACGCATTGAAAAATTCAGAAGGGCTTGCGGAAGTTCTTTATACGCTTGATGATTTTAGAGTAAAAGGAACATTTTTCTTGAACGGAGAATTTATCCGGCGTTATCCTCACAAAGCAAAACAGATTGCATTTTCTGGAAACGAATGCGCTTCAATGTTTTTTAGCTGCGCCGATTTGCTTGAAAATAATTTTATAGTTGACAAGGATTTTATTCAGCGTGGCCTTGCAAGAAATGAAGATGAATTTTTTACTGCGACAGGAAAAGAACTTTCGCTTTATTGGCACGCTCCGTTTTATCATTCAAATCAGCTTATGAAAAATGCCGGCACGGAAGCAGGTTATAATTATGTTGAAGCCTTTAACAAATTCAACGACAGAATTACATTTGAAGAAAGCAAAGAAAACGGCAAGGAATATTTGGATGCAAGTTCGCTTGTTGATTCATTTGCTGAAAATCTTTATGACGGAATTGTGATTCCAGTTTCAATTGGAACTATGGACGGAACTCGCCGCGATTATCTTTATGAAAAACTGGATTTGCTGATTTCTTCAATTTTAGAAAACGGATACGAAATTGTTTCTTTGAAAGATTTGCATTAAATTTTTATCTGCATTTCTTGCGCTTTGAAAATGCCTATTTGACTAAATGTTTTCAATAACGTAAAGTTAAGTATGTTTGTGACTAACAAATGCCAGTGCAAGGAATGTCAGAATCCTGCGCTTTCTGTAATCCGCGACAATGAAATTATTCCGCATGAGCCGGGTTTTTGCTTTGAGCATACGGAAGATAAAATCGGTCATCTTACATCGCTTTTGAATTATATAAATTCGCATGAAAAAATTGTCGGGCTTTGTGCTTACGGAATATCCGTGAATGGCGTTGACCTTTCAGGAAAAAAATTTTACGGCTGCAATTTTCAGCATTCAACTTTTTCAAACATACATTCAACAGGTTTGAAATTTAAAATATGCACGCTTGATTTTTCAACATTTTCAGATTGCGATATGCTGAACAGCGACATTCAGTTTTCTTCTTTTTCCGGCTCGAAATTTATTCATGTGGTTTTTACAGGAAGCGATTTGGTGCACAACAATTACAACGGAATAACAGCTTACCAATGCAGCTTTGATGATTCGGATTTTTACAACAGCCGTTTTATACGCGCAATTCTTATGAACACATCAATGAAAAATTGCAATCTCAAAAAAGCGATATTTTACAATTCCGCAAGAGAGCACGTTTCATTTAAACTTTCAAATACGCGGGAAGCTTTAATCGATAGAAACAAAAGCGGCTTGATTGAAGATTTTTCAGAATCGGA encodes the following:
- a CDS encoding 6-hydroxymethylpterin diphosphokinase MptE-like protein, with the protein product MNSIWNKNYSLFKERFPELSNSLEVKFSNEIEFETAKNGSLTAKRKNLLLHSKYNPEKEADSLVNSFDSEKKDTAIFLGFGLGYGPVEFAKKFPEPTLIIIEEDTTAFFSALNAIDWSPVFEHKKLIFIIGASIEQTAALISNCSYSKTHIFKTKSHTAHNQEYFDSVENIIFQHKQKEEVNTNTLEKFSRLWLSNSCKNLDYIEKLDGVNKFLNKASGIPFVIIAAGPTLEKILPHLKEIKDRAIIVCVDTALHSCLEFNIEPDFIILADPQYYCSLHLEFLKSPESILVTEIAVYPSVFRFQCKEIVLFSSMFPIGKFFENNTNKKGLLAAGGSVTTTAWDFARMCGTSEIYLAGMDLGFPNKETHIRGSKFEEKIHCESFRIKTSETKNIETLFSAAPFYAKDYNGNEILTDKKMQLFSWWFEKNCTNAATQGIKTFSLTPESLAINGIEKFSLEEFLLKPVIKDKRKIFFEKAQENKKKLSKPKEISFEQQKNQFGENLKLLESLAKRGINLCSKALRSPLSIPEVFSKLNEIDQKISSSSAKDAAALVFPTQRQLDSLSEKIPNNSEAEKKLYSIRYSNLIYTELLKSINLYKKFFPNSN
- a CDS encoding penicillin-binding protein: MSVFFNKFRIGFIFFICAVGLVYVYVKFVKLAFYPQKKTITAPVTIERGSITDRNGKPLAVQTNFYHFVVTPKLIKAPDEFAEKVCEPLNMGIQEITQKIQNAKNANFIYIKKKISQEQYDELIKIIDENNYYNFTRFDKIPGRLYPENSLASQLIGYMGDDGTGLSGIEYSKQNILSPEPNPDATGTIHGSNVYLTIDSGLQYKLEKIAKQSMEETQAESLMLIAADAKNGEILSYISLPSANLNEYTSASTQEMTDRASVTAYEPGSVFKIFSVASFLDSKSITADDSFLCDGIYQRRTSAGETIKITCLDHHGWLNARSALKYSCNDALAQMSEKITTEEFLSYIRRFGFGERTGVELPSETRGSVKNQNDRYWSARSKPTMSIGQEISVSALQMVQAATVLANKGVQIKLTFIKKIADIDGKTEYEHEPTYGNRVLKSSTADYLLSCMETTAKSGTGTRASLRDISIGVKTGTAQMADTVNGGYSNTDFLSNCMAIFPIENPQIVLYIVIEKAKGETYAGRIVAPVIAKAADEIIDHLGINREGAASLEHSGRITIKENLPLSIGKVVPDFTGRPKRDLLPLLARDDLNFVIKGEGWVAAQTPEPGTPITENMTIELDLE
- the lepB gene encoding signal peptidase I, with the translated sequence MKNKSSESNFWKYIFAGIFIGSVIKIFAFDILSVQGISMEPAIHDNEKILVCKLSYGIVNPFDNSTLLRWNNAKTGDIVIYFYKNNLVVKRCVATEGESLEYSSDSGYTLHVGEKNYSLTELQYNLIKNSPCVPRGMILAIGDNFENSIDSRTYGFVAQKNILGKVIFK
- a CDS encoding M23 family metallopeptidase, with the translated sequence MEIINCLESSGFRKNTTHLIRHNVLRGSRASAKTVYRTRNVFSANSVRADFNIFSFIQNLRGQIGVAGKRIKIASRFAWLVPVVLLCMASPFFVSKFISFSESFAKNINLNPVSMDEFQVLDNAMSEFAFDRTSYFDSEGNIFSEDGTKVEANSVLLKQPVVFQNYTVKPGDTISGISSKFGLSNISTLIAVNNIGNVRSIYAGQKLSVPSVDGLVHSVLKNETLDSISKKYSVGVSDLLDINDLSSEKLQEGQKIFIPGARLDSNSLRKAMGELFANPLKIKYRLTSRFGSRADPFTGVASHHTGIDMACPTGTPIYASMSGKIAYTGFSSVFGNYVIINHYDGYQTLYAHMSKIIAKKGDVVGQGAKIGLVGNTGYSTGPHLHFTVYKNSKLVDPLTVLK
- a CDS encoding polysaccharide deacetylase family protein, encoding MNRNFKFRSFTFIVFFAFIFPVFSQIEFGSLDLNKDDFLIFSAEQNIPGTLSYKSLFFTQLDEQKLKKEPVILTCFPEKMELLNENKILQIRNRYGTAKYSVEDKNLKWTSLAFGIPENYSRANLISASPDGNYFCYVKKTKNTTGKLFVVDCKTQEEKVLLEKTPFSYKNINAKWSPDSKFLLYEKDGCVYFITPSELFKKINLPESYRKIGNGTIDNVQWTQNGNIIYISNDLVFLIEENELYTRGLYAALIGSGKIIGRIPNAFNPLKDKFWTNEDGTKFAVVSSKNTLYIYSATENEELSYLKPEGVFPFSEIDGSSYDFKIFWSGTSSPVLWCDSFSFENPKRVSYAYSVKEKMELLFKAENSISPVVSPDRKKIAYTDAGKFFVYDISAQKNILSKPAEKIVSAAWNGNFSIYIGGEETVKLVNFRGDEKLLFLSSACQPCWSNGKILCKSEISKEVFVYEADKNTWRTTLPSSTENFSWLEKNGRYRVFLGSSVNSKFSNSIYVRSLSGKTKTYSVYKETEKYSEPLKKASLVFDALKNSEGLAEVLYTLDDFRVKGTFFLNGEFIRRYPHKAKQIAFSGNECASMFFSCADLLENNFIVDKDFIQRGLARNEDEFFTATGKELSLYWHAPFYHSNQLMKNAGTEAGYNYVEAFNKFNDRITFEESKENGKEYLDASSLVDSFAENLYDGIVIPVSIGTMDGTRRDYLYEKLDLLISSILENGYEIVSLKDLH
- a CDS encoding pentapeptide repeat-containing protein, with product MFVTNKCQCKECQNPALSVIRDNEIIPHEPGFCFEHTEDKIGHLTSLLNYINSHEKIVGLCAYGISVNGVDLSGKKFYGCNFQHSTFSNIHSTGLKFKICTLDFSTFSDCDMLNSDIQFSSFSGSKFIHVVFTGSDLVHNNYNGITAYQCSFDDSDFYNSRFIRAILMNTSMKNCNLKKAIFYNSAREHVSFKLSNTREALIDRNKSGLIEDFSESEGEDEL